The stretch of DNA TGCACTCTAACTCTCATAACACAAATGTAACTAACTTAACAAGTTTCTAACGGTTAAATTGTTTGATATTGTTTTCTGTTAATATGTTACGTACTCTTACATAAATTAATGAGAATCTTAGTATTTTTCCTTGTTATATATACGTACATTGCAGCATATTCCAGTTAAGTTTCAGAGAATTCATGGCGAAGAATTATCAAAAgaaatattagtaaatattcCATGTGGTTCAAAATGGAAAATAGGGTTGGCTTGTATTGATGGGCAACTTTATCTACAAGAGGGATGGCCTGAATTTTTTAAGCACTATAATATATTGTATGGctatctaatattttttaaatatttgggTAATTCTACATTTGAAGcttcaatatttaattacacaaCTATGGAGATTGATTACCCTAAACCACCACCAATCCACCAAACAATGTCCAAAGAAAAAGGCCAATCATCAAAGCAAGGTTAGGAAaatatgtaaattaattttctctTGTTTTTTTTAGGGATTTTTAGTGCTaatttgtgtatttattttcctattttatttaAAAGGAGAAAGAAAAAGTAGAACACTTGATAGAATTAAATCAATGGAAAAGTTTGAAGCTTTGGATAAAGCTAAAGGTTTTGTGAACAAACCTTTCTTCAAAGTTCTAATGCAACCATCTTATGTCACACCGAAGAATCCTCGCTTGGTGAGCTTTTCTTtctctattaattaattataaattttaaataaagtgtcgtgttttcaaatttcatatcttgaaaatatatatataaagagaataaagtataaaaaattataaattttatgagtttttatactttctttgcAAAAACatggttttttttaaaaaaaaaaatattttatcgaaattttctgaaaaatatgaaaaaattagGTAAGGATAATCATGTACCCTTAGGGTAACTATTTACCATAAGGAAAAGTTactttatactatttttttaatatttcttaaaaattttaaattttttttaattgaataactgttaaaaaaaccacatttttacaactttatactttaaaaattataaaaatgagaaTTTCCCAAATATGTATTGTAGatttgtaaaaatgtaaatatttttgttatttttgagtATTATGAAATAATTGTTTGCGTTAATTCTCATATCGGTTTTTTCTTTCAGAGGATTCCAGCATTCTTTGCAACGGATTATCTAAAAAGTAAAAGTAGTTCAAAAATAGAGCTTAGGATTCCAAGTGGAAAAAGTTGGTGTGTGAAATTTACACATCATAAGCTTAAGAATGAAACAACAGCTAGATTTTGTGGTGGATGGAGAACCTTCGTTGAGGAAAATAGGTTGGTCGTAGGTGATGTTTGCGTCTTCGCTCTAACTAATCACAACAAACCTATATTCGATGTCACCATTCACCGTGCGAACCAAGATGATGATGACGATGGTGGTGATGGTGATAGTGATAGTGACGGTGATGATGATACATgctttattttttgatataCGTTATTGGAAATATAATAtagtagttttttatttttatttcagatTTATGTAAGACTTTTTATTGCATATGTAAGTTTTAATTTGTAGGTATTTTAATGGTCTAGCAAATATTATTGTGAAATGCATGGTTGTGTTGGTCTAAGATCGTTTCCAAGTTTGTAAATGGGAAAGCTTAATTAGTTTCAAAAGCATTGTAAGATATTGATTAGATTGTCCTTTTTGTTATGATCTTTTCTATGGTGTTGATAAATATTATCTTAAAGAATTAATCTATGTGTCTTGTTGACTTTCTAATTATATGCTTTGTGCACATTAATTGTATCTTaggaaagattttttttaaggtgTGAAAGAAATTTTCAATATAAGTTAATTTGCCAAGAGAAATCTCccaatttttttggaaaaaaaaatattacaatttatggtaatttcaattatttacaaatatatataattaagtaccCAATCAACAGGTCCCCGTCACTAAAATTGTACATTTGGATTAAGTTTTTTGACACAACACgaaaccaacacgagtacaaGTAACGTGAGTATGGCACGATACGAAAGAATATTGGCTTGGACCCAACACGACACGAATAAATATAGGCCCAGACACAACACGAATAATATAAGTTTAAGCACGACACGGAAAGCACGAAAGCATGACACAAAAACACGAATTTATTCTCACGGAAGCACGACATAAAATACATATTCaaatcaataaaataattttttatttaataattcatcTACTATttcatataaaattattttatttaaatatatttttatttagtaattcatCTACTctttttcatataaaaatagGATACAAACATAATTTCTTATTGAgattatattgatttatttttttttttgctgaaagaGATTATGTTGAACATTATGTACAACTTTACGTGAAAATTTAGTAATAGACTACAATTATGGTGATATTAATTTGATTATTAAACATGTAATTGTAgcttttttttgtcattttgaagctaattttaactgaaacaatctatttgtattttaaaatatagaaattaatttgaaaagtaaaaaaaaatagcaatttTTAAAGGCCCGTTTAGGCCCATTTAATAAATATGGATCGGTCATTTCATAAAAAATGGACTGGCCTGAACAATTGTAAAGATTATAGAAGTTCTACAatgtatctttatatattaaaagtgcctatctaacggcaattcttggtttaacggcaattcttggtttaacgttttttttttattttgttaattttttgattCTTAACGTGAGTTTACTTacgtttttttgggtttttttaattttttgattccGTTAAAGTTAACGTGAGTTTACTTATCAACAatcaacaaaataacaaataaatatatttaatcaaattaaaataaaggaaGATTACCTATACAGTTACATATCCTTTAAAATCCCTTAAATCCCTCCTAAAAACTCTCTTCATAGAAACGAACCCCATTGGAAACGAACCCCAAACCCTTCTTATAGctgaatattttctaaaattatatttcccttttaaaaaaaaatccatcgCCTCCCTCTACCTGACGAACCAACAGATCCTCGGAGTATCAACCTCCAGTCGCAGATCGTTGAAACTAACAGCCCGACGAACCAAAGCTTCGTCTcactttccctctctctctcgtgTTATCTTCAGCAAAAATGCTCCGCTGTATGTGCGTGGATCAATCAACCATCTGGATGGCCAGCCTTTCGTGGTCGGTATTCGTTCTCTTCACGATTGTGGTTCCTGGCATTTCCCATTTTGTCCTCGCTTGTTCCACCTGTGATAGCAAGCACGATAGCCATACAGCTCAAGGtgagtttttctttttatcttcatctttttcttttcttttcttttcttttttatcaaattgatttatatttacttatttgtttgttttcaaAACTACAATTGTTCTACCGAATTACCATATGTTTTTCTTTATTAGTACTGTTTTGGTTATAGTAACTAAGAATATTTACAAATTACATCATTCTTTACATTTGCCAGGTGGGAGAGTTGGTCCTACTTTCAATCAAAATATATCAACTTGTTTGATTTAGGCCAATTGCATTGCATCATCAACCATTAAGAGTCATTGCATTGTATTTCGAGCGGTCTCCAATTGATTCATTTTT from Cannabis sativa cultivar Pink pepper isolate KNU-18-1 chromosome 2, ASM2916894v1, whole genome shotgun sequence encodes:
- the LOC115720519 gene encoding B3 domain-containing transcription factor VRN1-like, giving the protein MASTKFFKIITEKTIEQNMMHIPVKFQRIHGEELSKEILVNIPCGSKWKIGLACIDGQLYLQEGWPEFFKHYNILYGYLIFFKYLGNSTFEASIFNYTTMEIDYPKPPPIHQTMSKEKGQSSKQGERKSRTLDRIKSMEKFEALDKAKGFVNKPFFKVLMQPSYVTPKNPRLRIPAFFATDYLKSKSSSKIELRIPSGKSWCVKFTHHKLKNETTARFCGGWRTFVEENRLVVGDVCVFALTNHNKPIFDVTIHRANQDDDDDGGDGDSDSDGDDDTCFIF